A stretch of the Flavobacterium aquiphilum genome encodes the following:
- a CDS encoding beta-L-arabinofuranosidase domain-containing protein → MNRYNLLICTVLSVLVVATTKVRAQNGDQILDGIGETGLISRYLFDGDAKDWSRNNLHGKIEDSKARFVNDDQFGTVLSLPADSKAFVSIPGEGLIGEESLTVTGWIYLRSAQRGQRFFDFGKSTDSHLFAAPAGTQTKEDFQAEITAGAGVKYSTNSAVIAINKWNHIAVVINIPSKSFSTYVNGVLVNETKNAELNLNQLFDSKSAEKSKFFIGKSLSEGDPYLNAKLHDFRIYRVPLNDKQINRIYNNALKEGQEEEQEEPAADLPQFSKTTPQLYNQYLASVPDIEIETAVGYLPRIPAYIKGIYRNGFKGPEVRVIWPSPKDNSQVLKAGQYTVTGRVSGTDLKPVAVIIVKEDKTLTAPKRKLEVFKLDQISLNNDLEGHETKFIENRDKFISTLATTDPDSFLYMFRNTFGQEQPKEAEPLGVWDTQETKLRGHATGHYLTAIAQAYASTGYDKALQANFADKMQYMVNTLYQLSQLSGNPKEAGGKFVSDPAAVPFGPGKTAYDSELSTEGIRTDYWNWGKGFISAYPPDQFIMLENGATYGGQKTQIWAPYYTLHKILAGLMDVYEVSGNEKALETAKGMGDWVYARLKKLPTETLISMWNRYIAGEFGGMNEAMARLYRITKNPHYLEVAQLFDNIKVFYGDAQHSHGLAKNVDTFRGLHANQHIPQIMGALEMYRDSNAPEYYQIADNFWHKTVNDYMYSIGGVAGARNPANAECFISQPATIYENGFSSGGQNETCATYNMLKLTGDLFLYEQRGELMDYYERGLYNHILASVAKDSPANTYHVPLRPGSVKQFGNPHMTGFTCCNGTAIESNTKFQNSIYFKSAENSVLYVNLYVPSTLKWTEKNVTVVQTTDFPKKDFTRLTIKGSGSFDINVRVPYWAARGFFVKINGKEEKVKAQPGSYLTLSRKWKDGDTIELRMPFEFHLEPVMDQQNIASLFYGPVLLAAQETEPIKDWHKITLDSKNIGKTIKGDTEKLEFNIDGVLFKPFYETYGRHSVYLDVTLK, encoded by the coding sequence ATGAATAGATATAACTTGCTTATTTGTACAGTTTTAAGTGTTTTGGTAGTAGCCACAACAAAGGTACGGGCTCAAAACGGTGATCAGATTTTGGACGGAATTGGTGAAACAGGATTAATTTCACGATATTTATTTGATGGTGATGCAAAAGACTGGTCGAGAAATAATCTGCATGGTAAAATTGAAGATTCTAAAGCCAGGTTTGTAAATGATGATCAGTTTGGAACGGTACTTTCTTTGCCGGCAGACAGCAAAGCTTTTGTTTCAATTCCGGGTGAAGGCTTGATCGGGGAAGAATCATTGACTGTAACAGGATGGATTTATCTGCGTTCGGCACAGCGCGGTCAGCGTTTTTTTGATTTTGGAAAAAGTACTGATTCTCATCTTTTTGCAGCACCGGCAGGAACCCAAACCAAAGAAGATTTTCAGGCAGAAATCACAGCCGGAGCGGGAGTAAAATACAGTACAAATTCGGCAGTCATAGCAATAAATAAATGGAATCATATCGCTGTTGTGATTAATATTCCCTCAAAATCTTTCAGCACGTATGTAAATGGAGTATTGGTAAATGAAACCAAGAATGCAGAATTGAATTTAAATCAGTTGTTTGACAGTAAATCTGCAGAGAAAAGCAAGTTTTTTATAGGGAAATCATTGTCAGAAGGTGATCCTTATCTGAATGCTAAATTGCACGATTTCAGGATTTACAGAGTTCCTCTTAATGACAAACAGATTAACAGAATTTATAATAATGCTTTAAAGGAAGGACAGGAAGAAGAACAGGAAGAACCGGCTGCAGATCTTCCCCAATTTTCTAAGACTACTCCACAGCTTTATAATCAGTATCTGGCCAGCGTACCTGACATAGAAATAGAAACTGCAGTAGGATATCTTCCAAGAATACCTGCATATATAAAAGGAATTTACCGCAATGGTTTTAAAGGACCCGAAGTGCGTGTTATTTGGCCTTCGCCAAAAGATAATAGTCAGGTGCTCAAAGCCGGACAGTATACAGTGACAGGAAGGGTTTCCGGCACCGATTTAAAGCCGGTAGCTGTTATTATAGTAAAAGAGGATAAAACATTAACGGCACCGAAACGTAAACTCGAAGTTTTCAAACTTGATCAAATTTCATTGAATAATGATTTAGAGGGGCACGAAACAAAATTTATTGAGAATAGGGATAAATTCATTTCGACTCTTGCAACCACAGATCCTGATTCTTTCCTGTATATGTTTCGCAATACTTTTGGTCAGGAGCAGCCTAAAGAAGCAGAACCGTTGGGGGTTTGGGACACTCAGGAAACCAAATTACGGGGTCACGCGACAGGACACTATTTGACAGCAATTGCCCAGGCTTATGCAAGTACAGGTTATGATAAAGCACTGCAGGCAAATTTTGCAGATAAAATGCAGTATATGGTTAATACACTTTATCAATTGTCACAGCTTTCCGGAAATCCCAAAGAAGCCGGAGGAAAGTTTGTTTCGGATCCTGCCGCAGTGCCTTTTGGACCGGGCAAAACTGCATACGATTCAGAATTGAGCACAGAAGGCATACGTACCGATTACTGGAATTGGGGCAAAGGTTTTATAAGTGCCTATCCTCCGGATCAGTTTATTATGCTGGAAAATGGCGCAACATACGGCGGGCAGAAAACACAAATTTGGGCTCCCTATTATACACTGCATAAAATTCTTGCCGGTTTAATGGATGTTTATGAAGTAAGCGGTAACGAAAAAGCACTCGAAACAGCCAAAGGAATGGGAGACTGGGTATATGCCCGTTTGAAAAAACTGCCTACAGAGACACTCATCAGTATGTGGAACAGATATATTGCAGGCGAGTTTGGAGGAATGAATGAAGCGATGGCCAGACTTTACCGAATAACCAAAAATCCACATTATTTAGAAGTTGCACAGCTGTTTGACAATATAAAAGTATTCTATGGCGACGCGCAGCATTCTCATGGATTGGCAAAAAATGTAGATACTTTCCGGGGATTGCACGCAAACCAGCACATTCCGCAGATTATGGGTGCTCTCGAAATGTATCGTGATTCGAATGCGCCCGAATATTATCAGATTGCCGATAATTTTTGGCATAAAACAGTAAATGATTATATGTACAGCATTGGCGGAGTTGCCGGAGCACGTAATCCTGCCAATGCAGAATGCTTTATCAGCCAGCCGGCAACGATTTATGAAAATGGTTTTTCTTCCGGTGGTCAAAATGAAACCTGCGCTACGTATAACATGCTGAAATTAACGGGAGATCTTTTTCTTTATGAACAGCGTGGAGAGCTGATGGATTATTATGAGCGCGGACTTTACAATCATATACTGGCTTCCGTGGCAAAAGACAGTCCAGCAAATACCTATCATGTTCCGTTAAGGCCAGGATCTGTAAAACAATTTGGCAATCCGCACATGACAGGATTTACCTGCTGCAATGGAACGGCTATTGAGAGCAATACCAAATTTCAAAATTCAATTTATTTTAAAAGCGCAGAGAACAGCGTGCTTTATGTTAATCTTTATGTGCCGTCAACATTAAAATGGACCGAAAAAAATGTAACTGTAGTACAGACAACTGATTTTCCTAAAAAAGATTTTACACGATTGACGATTAAAGGAAGTGGAAGTTTTGATATCAATGTGCGTGTGCCTTATTGGGCAGCTAGAGGATTTTTTGTGAAGATAAACGGCAAAGAGGAAAAAGTAAAAGCCCAGCCGGGAAGCTATCTTACTTTGAGCCGCAAATGGAAAGACGGAGACACAATCGAGCTTCGCATGCCGTTTGAGTTTCATCTGGAACCAGTTATGGATCAGCAGAATATTGCCAGTTTGTTTTATGGTCCGGTATTGCTTGCAGCACAGGAAACTGAACCAATAAAAGATTGGCACAAAATAACTTTGGATAGTAAAAACATTGGTAAAACAATAAAAGGGGATACTGAAAAATTAGAATTTAATATAGACGGAGTTCTTTTTAAACCTTTTTATGAAACCTACGGCCGTCATTCGGTTTATCTCGATGTTACGCTGAAATAA
- a CDS encoding DUF885 family protein: MKKSIISLILFLFMMIPAFSSELVDVVNTYQADKTALQNFYANKESEEYYVRFSKFYADWTKTVKNIDFKNLSKDGKADYLLLKNLINKEDYFLQLDYKAFKEVASVVDFSEEINLFIKERRRGKRPVSSQLAKVFDITGAVIDKKIEQLKGKPFKDWFAADKASKTVASFEKSLKEAYDFYYGYDPDFTWWMEKPYKKLSEKLKTYEEFLKTNYPQTSIKDDGSGIIGKPIGREAIIKSLAFEYIPYSPEELIAAAQNQFEWCKKEMIKASTELGYGNNWKAALEHVKDTYVPAGEQPQTITDLYNQSVKFIEERDLITLPDLTKETWQMIMMTSERQKVNPFFTGGWEISISYPTEDMDQKDKLMSMRGNNPNFSRATVQHELLPGHNLQFFMNSRYKSYRAPFDTPFWMEGWALYWEINLWNKQFPQTPEQKLGMLFWRIHRCARIIFSLKYHLGEMTPQQCIDLLVNEVGHERANAEAEVRRSFASGDAPLYQVAYMTGGLQFYALRNELLAKGWTEKQFHDRVLKENIMPVEILRILLEDLPVSEDYKTNWKFSTDFK, translated from the coding sequence ATGAAAAAATCAATTATAAGTCTTATTTTATTTTTATTTATGATGATACCAGCGTTTTCGAGCGAGCTTGTGGATGTGGTAAACACTTATCAGGCTGATAAAACCGCACTGCAGAATTTTTATGCAAACAAAGAATCGGAAGAATATTATGTGCGTTTTTCCAAGTTTTATGCTGACTGGACAAAAACAGTAAAAAATATTGATTTTAAAAATTTGTCAAAAGACGGAAAAGCAGATTATCTGTTATTAAAAAACCTGATTAACAAAGAGGATTATTTTTTGCAGTTAGATTATAAAGCCTTTAAAGAAGTCGCTTCTGTTGTAGACTTTTCAGAAGAAATTAATCTTTTTATCAAAGAAAGAAGAAGAGGAAAACGGCCGGTTTCAAGTCAGCTGGCCAAAGTGTTTGATATAACCGGAGCGGTTATAGATAAAAAAATAGAACAGTTAAAAGGCAAACCTTTTAAAGACTGGTTTGCAGCAGATAAAGCTTCAAAAACGGTGGCTTCTTTTGAAAAATCATTGAAGGAAGCTTACGATTTCTATTACGGTTATGATCCTGATTTTACCTGGTGGATGGAAAAACCATATAAAAAGCTGTCAGAAAAGCTTAAAACGTATGAAGAATTTCTAAAAACCAATTATCCACAAACCAGTATAAAAGATGATGGGAGCGGTATTATTGGTAAACCAATTGGAAGAGAAGCCATAATTAAGAGTCTGGCTTTTGAATACATCCCGTATTCCCCTGAAGAATTAATCGCAGCGGCTCAAAATCAGTTTGAATGGTGCAAGAAAGAAATGATCAAAGCTTCGACAGAATTGGGTTATGGAAACAATTGGAAAGCTGCACTGGAACATGTTAAGGATACGTATGTGCCGGCAGGTGAACAGCCTCAGACGATTACTGATTTATATAATCAATCGGTAAAATTTATTGAAGAAAGGGATTTAATTACTTTGCCGGATTTGACAAAAGAAACCTGGCAGATGATTATGATGACTTCCGAACGCCAAAAGGTAAATCCATTTTTTACCGGAGGATGGGAAATCAGTATTTCGTATCCTACTGAAGACATGGATCAGAAAGACAAACTGATGAGTATGCGGGGAAATAATCCAAATTTTTCCCGTGCTACGGTGCAGCATGAATTACTGCCGGGTCATAATCTGCAGTTTTTCATGAACAGCCGTTACAAATCGTACCGTGCTCCTTTTGATACCCCTTTCTGGATGGAAGGTTGGGCTTTGTATTGGGAAATCAATCTTTGGAACAAACAGTTTCCGCAGACACCTGAGCAAAAATTAGGAATGTTATTCTGGAGAATTCACCGCTGTGCCCGAATTATTTTTTCATTAAAATACCATTTGGGAGAAATGACACCGCAGCAATGTATTGATTTACTGGTGAATGAAGTTGGTCATGAACGGGCAAATGCCGAGGCAGAAGTAAGACGTTCTTTTGCAAGCGGAGATGCGCCTCTGTATCAGGTGGCGTATATGACAGGAGGATTGCAGTTTTATGCTTTAAGAAACGAATTACTGGCCAAGGGATGGACAGAGAAGCAGTTTCATGACCGGGTTTTGAAGGAAAATATAATGCCGGTGGAAATACTCAGGATACTGCTTGAAGATTTACCGGTTTCAGAAGATTATAAAACAAATTGGAAGTTCTCAACAGATTTTAAATAA
- a CDS encoding DUF5695 domain-containing protein → MKKIKIVALSICCLVASNNLQAQEYWDRIKEKKSTLEIDKGFINLNTKSFELKLVKSSQTVAALSPVSNKSFDFTPGDRLAIRDKDGLYQLGDINFRVKAADGSWKSYSTAAKRSAVTALDVSGNVLAGADLSNTLPQDIPLTIKRFYEEKDGSLVMRFEITNKSNTAQEIGALGVPMIFNNILEGKTLDETHVQNVFFDPYIGKDAGYLEVKRLSGHGPALLLLPEANMPFEAYRPLSDDETPRSIVFEGFHEWMPLSKAYAENEWKTADQWNTPTSLILQPGEVKNFSLKFVLVDEIKNIQSSLIKNERPVAVGIPGYVLPQDVDGQLFLNYKKAMKSFKIEPEGALTVDEKTKNKNGYFQYAVHGKKWGRARLTVIYEDGLQQTINYKVIKSEKEVVADFGQFLTTAQWFDQKNDPFHRNPSVISYDYETKKQVVQDSRAWICGLSDEGGAGGWLGAMMKQLIEPNKEEIKKLEQFVDKTLWGGIQYNTADTLKYGVKKSVFYYEPAKMPEGTYSKEINFKTWAAWDKKGADDPGRSYNYPHVAAAHWTMYRLARYYKGLVTNHSWDWYLKSAYETSIAMTKLAPYYAQFGQMEGTVFLLILKDLKTEGYTEMANNLEAKMKVRADHWRTLNYPFGSEMPWDSTGQEEVYMWSDYFGYNDKAKVTLDAILAYMPTMPHWAYNGNARRYWDFLYGGKLSRVERQIHHYGSALNAIPVLEQFKKTPDDFHLLKVGYGGLLGGISNITEDGFGPAAFHSYPETLKIDYLSGDYGSGFFGYAVNTATFITNEKDYGWVAFGGNLKENGDEVEVEITTAAKSKIFLAPKKMWLTLDAGTFKSISYNTKTGAVKITLDAKTEFTPDAYLRVDKEVNLSYEKVRGAYKIALKSKAIQINL, encoded by the coding sequence ATGAAAAAAATAAAAATAGTAGCCTTGTCAATTTGCTGTTTAGTGGCTTCAAATAATTTGCAGGCACAAGAGTATTGGGACAGAATTAAAGAAAAAAAATCAACGCTTGAAATAGATAAGGGATTTATTAATTTGAATACAAAATCTTTTGAATTGAAATTGGTAAAATCTTCCCAGACAGTAGCTGCCTTATCTCCGGTTAGCAATAAAAGTTTCGATTTTACACCCGGAGATCGGTTGGCTATTCGTGATAAAGACGGGCTGTATCAATTAGGCGATATTAATTTCCGGGTAAAAGCTGCAGACGGAAGCTGGAAAAGTTATTCGACTGCTGCCAAACGGTCTGCTGTTACGGCTTTGGATGTTTCCGGAAATGTTTTGGCTGGCGCAGATTTGTCCAATACCCTGCCTCAGGATATTCCTTTAACCATAAAACGTTTTTATGAAGAAAAGGACGGGAGTCTGGTAATGCGTTTTGAAATTACAAACAAATCCAATACAGCTCAGGAAATAGGTGCTTTGGGTGTTCCAATGATTTTTAATAACATACTTGAAGGAAAAACTCTGGATGAAACGCATGTTCAAAACGTGTTTTTTGATCCTTACATCGGTAAAGATGCCGGTTATCTTGAAGTAAAACGGCTGAGCGGTCACGGACCGGCATTACTGCTGCTTCCTGAAGCGAATATGCCATTTGAGGCTTACCGCCCTTTATCGGATGATGAAACACCGCGAAGCATTGTTTTTGAAGGTTTTCACGAATGGATGCCGTTAAGCAAAGCCTATGCTGAAAACGAATGGAAAACCGCCGATCAATGGAATACACCGACTTCACTGATACTTCAGCCGGGTGAGGTTAAAAATTTTTCATTGAAGTTTGTATTGGTTGATGAAATTAAAAACATTCAGTCTTCTCTGATTAAAAATGAGCGTCCTGTAGCCGTAGGAATTCCGGGTTATGTTTTGCCTCAGGATGTTGACGGACAGCTTTTTTTGAATTATAAAAAAGCAATGAAATCCTTTAAAATAGAGCCGGAAGGAGCTTTGACAGTTGATGAAAAAACGAAAAATAAAAATGGATATTTCCAGTATGCCGTGCACGGTAAAAAATGGGGAAGAGCCAGATTGACCGTGATTTATGAAGATGGACTGCAGCAGACAATTAATTACAAGGTGATTAAATCTGAAAAAGAAGTTGTCGCCGATTTTGGGCAATTTTTGACAACGGCACAATGGTTTGATCAAAAGAACGATCCTTTTCACAGAAACCCGTCGGTAATATCATATGATTATGAAACCAAAAAACAAGTAGTTCAGGACAGCCGTGCCTGGATTTGCGGATTAAGTGATGAAGGAGGTGCAGGCGGATGGCTTGGCGCGATGATGAAGCAGCTGATAGAACCGAATAAAGAAGAAATAAAAAAGCTGGAGCAGTTTGTGGATAAAACGTTATGGGGCGGTATTCAATACAATACAGCAGATACTCTTAAGTATGGAGTTAAGAAAAGTGTTTTTTATTATGAACCTGCAAAGATGCCGGAAGGAACATACAGTAAAGAGATTAATTTCAAAACTTGGGCAGCTTGGGACAAAAAAGGGGCTGATGATCCGGGACGTTCCTATAATTATCCGCACGTTGCCGCCGCACATTGGACAATGTACCGTCTGGCCAGATATTACAAAGGTTTGGTTACCAACCATTCTTGGGATTGGTATTTGAAGAGCGCTTACGAAACAAGTATAGCAATGACAAAATTGGCGCCTTATTATGCGCAATTCGGGCAAATGGAAGGAACTGTCTTTTTATTGATTTTAAAAGATTTAAAAACAGAAGGCTATACAGAAATGGCTAATAATCTGGAAGCCAAGATGAAAGTAAGAGCCGATCATTGGAGAACGCTTAATTATCCTTTTGGAAGCGAAATGCCTTGGGATTCCACAGGACAGGAAGAGGTGTATATGTGGTCGGATTATTTTGGATACAATGATAAAGCCAAGGTTACTCTTGATGCTATTTTGGCTTATATGCCTACTATGCCGCACTGGGCTTACAATGGAAATGCCCGCAGATATTGGGATTTCTTATACGGAGGGAAACTTTCCAGAGTAGAGCGCCAGATTCATCACTATGGTTCGGCTTTGAACGCTATACCAGTTTTGGAGCAGTTCAAAAAAACACCTGATGATTTTCATCTGCTGAAAGTTGGTTACGGTGGATTATTGGGAGGAATTTCTAATATCACCGAAGATGGTTTTGGCCCAGCAGCTTTCCATTCCTATCCTGAAACTCTGAAAATTGATTATTTATCCGGAGATTATGGTTCCGGTTTCTTTGGCTACGCCGTAAATACTGCAACCTTTATTACAAATGAAAAGGATTACGGCTGGGTTGCTTTTGGAGGTAATTTAAAAGAAAACGGCGATGAAGTTGAAGTAGAAATTACAACGGCGGCAAAATCTAAAATATTTCTTGCGCCTAAAAAAATGTGGCTTACTTTGGATGCGGGAACATTTAAAAGTATCAGTTACAATACAAAAACCGGTGCTGTAAAAATTACTTTGGATGCTAAAACGGAATTTACGCCCGATGCTTATTTAAGAGTTGACAAAGAGGTGAATCTGTCTTATGAGAAAGTTAGAGGTGCCTACAAAATTGCTTTGAAAAGTAAAGCCATTCAAATTAATTTATAA
- a CDS encoding family 43 glycosylhydrolase, whose product MLKKKLIYSLIAFAFTGIIFAQKDIEINTPGAKNPILPGWFADPTIKKFGDIYYIYATTDNEMLASGAPTVWYSKDFKNWYNYVMEIPSFSAKAITNFWAPDIIEGEDGKYYLYFGNCEIGCNIYGYVSDTPVGPWKKLSENDTPVISNGFPREGFPSLDAQFFKDTDGKIYGYWGTWVHYNGGYAVGELNKKTMGDMMHSVNIPLEQTPAPFEAAYMMKKGSKYILMYSGASCHDETYNVRYSYSDSPYGPFTPGKNNPILSTNEDKTVHGPGHHSVLRENDDYHIVYHKHDYPMTRGGLARQVCIDKMIFENDSTIKKVVPSSKGIGDLLKSDVPDDIAFMAKTTASSFYHLKSLQYDYEYKPSFATDDNNATMWKAADNTTPQHLTIDLGTAQKIKRIMTQFEFASYYYQYKLEYSADGNKWNMYADKSKNHTAGSPMIDDNDVTARYLKLTVLATEKTGLYAAVWNIKAYSSLFEIPLQLKNRKSDKDAAVKSSKKLLVDLDANRIQGNSIVTSIENKGAIGGIFTKSGEVSLEKKDGIKVFNFVNGALTLDKSVPKSLAWNGSYTVAVWVKNPVVSNEGEILASWCDRREFGLANSYNALAYNSGNYGAGVHLDGHFDMRYNKVPQADKWHHIVLTFDGVVENVYVDGVLDNSQNMLLSSAIDKAKIIIGASDIGENFSGFLASLRMYDYALNQGDVMNLMKKTKPQIK is encoded by the coding sequence ATGCTAAAAAAGAAACTAATATACAGCCTTATTGCATTTGCTTTTACGGGAATAATTTTCGCCCAAAAGGACATTGAAATAAATACCCCTGGAGCGAAAAATCCGATTTTACCAGGCTGGTTTGCCGATCCTACCATTAAAAAGTTTGGTGATATTTATTATATCTATGCCACTACAGATAATGAAATGCTGGCATCTGGGGCTCCCACAGTCTGGTACAGCAAAGACTTTAAAAATTGGTATAATTATGTAATGGAGATTCCTTCTTTTTCGGCAAAAGCGATTACTAATTTTTGGGCTCCCGACATAATTGAAGGGGAGGACGGTAAATATTATCTGTATTTTGGAAACTGTGAAATAGGCTGTAATATTTATGGATATGTTTCAGATACACCTGTAGGGCCTTGGAAGAAATTAAGTGAAAATGACACACCCGTGATTTCAAATGGATTTCCAAGAGAAGGTTTCCCTTCATTGGATGCACAGTTTTTTAAAGACACTGACGGCAAAATATACGGATATTGGGGAACCTGGGTGCATTACAACGGCGGATATGCTGTGGGGGAATTAAATAAAAAGACAATGGGTGACATGATGCATTCAGTCAATATACCATTGGAACAGACGCCGGCTCCTTTTGAAGCGGCTTATATGATGAAGAAAGGTTCGAAATACATTTTGATGTATTCCGGCGCGTCCTGTCATGACGAAACCTACAATGTGCGGTATTCTTATTCGGATTCACCCTATGGGCCTTTTACTCCCGGAAAAAACAATCCGATTCTTAGCACCAATGAAGATAAAACGGTGCATGGTCCTGGACATCATTCGGTTTTGAGGGAGAATGATGATTACCACATCGTGTATCATAAGCACGATTACCCAATGACAAGAGGCGGGCTTGCGAGACAGGTCTGCATTGATAAAATGATTTTTGAAAATGATTCGACTATAAAAAAAGTGGTGCCATCGAGTAAGGGAATAGGTGATTTGTTGAAATCTGATGTCCCTGATGATATCGCTTTTATGGCAAAAACAACAGCTTCGTCATTTTATCATTTGAAATCGCTTCAGTATGATTATGAGTACAAACCTTCATTTGCCACTGATGATAACAATGCAACGATGTGGAAAGCGGCTGATAATACCACTCCTCAGCATCTGACCATCGATTTGGGTACAGCCCAAAAAATAAAAAGGATAATGACCCAATTTGAATTTGCCAGTTATTATTATCAATACAAACTGGAGTACTCTGCAGATGGAAACAAATGGAATATGTATGCTGATAAATCCAAAAACCATACAGCCGGAAGCCCAATGATTGATGATAATGACGTTACGGCACGTTATCTAAAGCTGACGGTTTTAGCCACAGAAAAAACCGGACTTTATGCTGCTGTTTGGAACATTAAAGCATACAGTTCATTGTTTGAGATTCCGCTGCAGCTGAAAAACAGAAAATCAGACAAAGATGCTGCGGTAAAAAGCTCAAAGAAATTATTGGTTGATCTTGATGCCAATAGAATTCAAGGAAATTCAATCGTTACCAGCATTGAAAACAAAGGGGCAATCGGAGGGATTTTCACTAAAAGCGGAGAGGTTTCTTTGGAAAAAAAAGACGGAATTAAGGTTTTTAATTTTGTAAACGGAGCTTTGACTTTGGATAAATCAGTACCTAAAAGTCTGGCTTGGAATGGTTCTTATACCGTGGCGGTCTGGGTTAAAAATCCCGTAGTGTCAAATGAAGGGGAAATTTTGGCATCCTGGTGCGACAGAAGGGAATTCGGTTTGGCAAATTCATACAACGCTTTGGCTTACAACAGCGGAAATTATGGTGCAGGAGTGCATTTGGATGGGCATTTTGATATGAGGTATAATAAAGTCCCGCAGGCTGATAAATGGCATCATATTGTTTTGACTTTCGATGGTGTTGTGGAGAACGTTTATGTGGATGGTGTTTTGGACAATTCGCAAAACATGCTTTTGTCATCAGCCATTGATAAAGCAAAAATCATAATTGGGGCATCAGATATCGGCGAAAATTTCTCTGGCTTTTTGGCTTCATTACGTATGTATGATTATGCCCTTAATCAGGGAGATGTAATGAACCTCATGAAGAAAACGAAGCCTCAGATCAAATAA
- a CDS encoding M24 family metallopeptidase — MTIGVGGSSVAIELKKIENRIHNVKSIQLNEYLERIQKAVRLMKEHSVKVLYLNAGTNLYYFTGTLWNASERMVGVLLFEDGSLEYIVPKFEEGTFKKYMKVQSTINCWEEHESPYLLIGKLLEDKNISDGSIAIDESSPYFLADGISKANRSFDFINAQPITAGCRMHKSKNEIAIIQKAKDITMEVQKAAARILRPGITVDEVVDFINKAHIKAGIASGSYFCIVLFGDDTQYPHGVSVPQPLKENEAVIIDTGCKLKGYLSDITRSYVYGEASEEYKTFWNLEKKTQQSAFEAAQIGSSCGSVDDAARKTLAEAGLSPDYDLPGLPHRVGHGTGLDIHEFPYLVRGSEIKLLEGMVVSNEPMICVPGKFGIRHEDHFYMTEREPKWFTTPMQSVDNPFGY, encoded by the coding sequence ATGACAATAGGTGTAGGAGGTTCATCAGTGGCAATTGAATTGAAAAAAATAGAAAACAGAATTCACAATGTGAAGTCTATTCAGCTGAATGAATATTTGGAACGGATTCAAAAAGCGGTGCGGTTAATGAAAGAGCATTCTGTGAAGGTTCTTTATCTAAACGCGGGAACCAATCTGTATTATTTTACCGGAACTCTTTGGAATGCTTCGGAGAGAATGGTGGGCGTGCTGTTGTTTGAGGATGGCTCTTTGGAATATATAGTTCCAAAATTTGAAGAAGGGACTTTCAAAAAATACATGAAAGTTCAATCGACAATTAATTGCTGGGAAGAGCATGAATCTCCTTATTTATTGATTGGTAAATTATTGGAAGATAAAAATATTAGTGACGGCTCAATTGCCATTGATGAGTCGTCACCTTATTTTTTGGCTGATGGAATTTCAAAAGCAAATAGATCATTTGATTTTATTAATGCCCAGCCAATTACTGCAGGCTGCAGAATGCATAAATCCAAAAATGAGATTGCAATAATTCAAAAAGCAAAAGACATTACAATGGAGGTGCAAAAAGCTGCCGCCAGGATATTAAGACCCGGAATCACCGTTGACGAAGTTGTGGATTTTATTAATAAAGCACACATTAAAGCGGGAATAGCTTCCGGTTCTTATTTTTGTATTGTTTTGTTTGGTGATGATACCCAATATCCTCATGGGGTTTCAGTTCCCCAGCCGTTAAAAGAAAATGAAGCTGTTATCATTGATACTGGCTGTAAACTCAAAGGATATCTTTCTGATATTACAAGATCTTATGTCTATGGTGAAGCTTCTGAAGAATATAAAACCTTTTGGAACTTGGAAAAGAAAACACAGCAGTCCGCTTTTGAAGCAGCACAGATTGGCTCTTCCTGCGGATCGGTAGATGATGCTGCCCGAAAAACATTGGCTGAGGCAGGGTTAAGTCCTGACTATGATTTACCTGGATTGCCGCATAGAGTGGGTCACGGAACCGGACTTGATATTCATGAGTTTCCTTATCTCGTTCGAGGAAGTGAAATAAAACTGCTTGAAGGAATGGTGGTAAGCAATGAACCGATGATATGTGTTCCCGGAAAATTTGGAATCCGGCATGAAGACCATTTTTACATGACTGAAAGGGAACCTAAGTGGTTTACCACTCCCATGCAGAGTGTTGATAATCCTTTTGGGTATTAA